A genomic segment from Glycine max cultivar Williams 82 chromosome 1, Glycine_max_v4.0, whole genome shotgun sequence encodes:
- the LOC100786957 gene encoding Protein RTE1-HOMOLOG-like isoform 2 (isoform 2 is encoded by transcript variant 2), which yields MTEGSYSQTMQIDPKRARFPCSVVWSPLPVISWFIPCIGHIGICREDGVILDFAGPNFVCVDSFAFGAATRYLQIPKEKCCVPLVQSVYNGEEHYMQGETRGDLRTWDDALRKSTQEFQHLSYNLFTCNCHSFVANNLNKLGFLTGGWNVVNLAIFILFNGRWVSKASMLRSILPFVVVFFLGVTFWGFTFLKFWFFFTSILIGWFLLGTYCFKNLIQL from the exons ATGACGGAAGGAAGCTATTCCCAAACTATGCAAATTGATCCAAAAAGGGCTCGATTTCCATGCTCCGTTGTGTGGTCACCACTTCCTGTAATCTCGTGGTTCATTCCTTGCATTGGTCACATTGGCATCTGCAGAGAGGATGGGGTGATATTGGATTTTGCAGGGCCTAATTTTGTGTGTGTGGACAGTTTTGCATTTGGAGCTGCCACTCGCTATCTTCAAATCCCCAAAGAAAAG TGTTGTGTCCCCTTAGTCCAGTCTGTGTACAATGGTGAGGAACACTACATGCAGGGTGAAACTAGAGGAGATTTGAGGACTTGGGATGATGCACTAAGGAAAAGCACTCAAGAATTCCAACATCTATCTTACAATCTCTTTACCTGCAACTGCCACTCGTTTGTTGCCAATAATTTGAACAAGTTGGGTTTTCTGACTGGTGGATGGAATGTGGTGAATCtggcaattttcattttattcaatGGACGTTGGGTCAGCAAAGCATCTATGCTTCGATCTATCTTACCATTTGTGGTTGTATTTTTTCTTGGAGTCACATTCTGGGGCTTCACCTTCCTAAAGTTTTggttcttcttcacttccattCTTATTGGGTGGTTCCTTCTTGGTACTTATTGTTTCAAGAACCTGATTCAGTTGTAG
- the LOC100787497 gene encoding uncharacterized protein isoform X2, whose amino-acid sequence MRKRDLAILMLSAFAIFFTLQQDGGISFKDAWMHLTDEYPIKYEAERLPPPLVADLNGDGKKEVLVATHDAKIQVLEPHSRRVDEGFSEARVLAEVSLLPDKVRVMTGRRPVAMATGYIDRYKIGQPQKQVLVVVTSGWSVMCFDSNLQKLWENNLQEDFPHNAHHREVAISISNYTLKHGDTGLIIVGGRMEMQPHIFMDPFEEMGMGARFAEQHRRSAAEKEASENSGTVDLRHFAFYAFAGRSGVERWSRKNENIEVHSSDASQLLPQHNYKLDVHALNTRQPGEYECREFRESILGVMPHQWARREDTLLKLAHFRRHKRKTLKKTPGKAMSYPFHKPEENHPPGKDSTKKISNIIGKAANYAGSAKSKKHLPYVPTITNYTQVWWVPNVVVAHQKEGIEALHLASGRTICKLHLQEGGLHADINGDGVLDHVQAVGGNGAEQTVVSGSMEVLRPCWAIATSGVPIREQLFNVSICHYTHFNLFQHGELYRSYSQGSDIASLEVATPILIPRSDGHRHRKGSHGDVIFLTNRGEITSYSPGLHGHDAIWQWQQSTGVTWSNLPSPSGVMEGGGLVIPTLKPLSLRLHDNQEMILAAGEQEAVIISPGGSLLATIELPGPPTHVLIAEDFSNDGLTDLILVTSNGVYGFVQTRQPGALFFSMLVGCLIVVMGVIFVTQHLNSTKGKPRPSSGSR is encoded by the exons ATGAGAAAGCGGGATTTGGCCATTCTCATGCTCTCCGCTTTCGCTATTTTCTTCACTCTTCAG cAAGATGGCGGTATTTCGTTCAAAGACGCATGGATGCACCTAACTGATGAATATCCAATCAAATATGAAGCCGAACGCCTTCCGCCGCCGCTCGTCGCTGATCTCAACGGAGACGGCAAAAAGGAAGTACTTGTGGCTACACACGACGCTAAAATTCAG GTTTTGGAGCCCCATAGTAGACGTGTCGATGAAGGATTCAGTGAGGCGCGTGTGTTGGCTGAGGTGTCTTTGTTGCCTGACAAAGTACGTGTGATGACTGGGAGACGCCCTGTTGCTATGGCAACCGGCTATATTGACCGCTATAAAATTGGGCAGCCGCAGAAACAGGTTTTGGTTGTGGTAACATCGGGTTGGTCCGTGATGTGTTTTGATTCCAACCTCCAAAAGTTGTGGGAAAATAATTTACAG GAGGATTTTCCACATAATGCTCACCATAGGGAAGTTGCAATCTCTATAAGCAATTATACTCTAAAGCATGGAGATACAGGATTAATAATTGTCGGTGGCAGGATGGAAATGCAGCCACAT ATTTTTATGGATCCTTTTGAAGAAATGGGGATGGGTGCAAGGTTTGCCGAGCAACATCGAAGAAGTGCTGCTGAAAAGGAG GCTTCTGAAAACTCCGGAACTGTGGATTTACGACATTTTGCATTTTATGCATTTGCTGGTCGATCTGGTGTTGAACGATGGAGCAGAAAAAATGAG AACATTGAAGTGCATTCTTCAGATGCATCACAGTTACTTCCGCAACATAACTACAAGCTTGATGTTCATGCTCTGAATACCCGCCAACCTGGAGAG TATGAATGCAGGGAATTCAGAGAATCAATCCTGGGAGTTATGCCTCACCAATGG GCTAGGAGAGAAGATACTTTATTGAAGCTTGCCCACTTCAGGCGGCACAAGAGGAaaacattgaagaaaacacCCGGAAAGGCTATGAGTTACCCTTTTCACAAGCCTGAGGAAAACCATCCTCCAGGGAAGGACTCaaccaaaaaaatttcaaacataatTGGAAAAGCAGCAAATTATGCTGGTTCCGCAAAATCTAAGAAG CACCTTCCTTACGTTCCCACCATAACCAACTACACTCAAGTTTGGTGGGTTCCTAATGTTGTTGTGGCTCATCAGAAGGAGGGCATAGAAGCTCTTCATTTGGCATCTGGTCGAACAATATGCAAG CTTCATCTCCAGGAAGGTGGTCTACATGCTGATATTAATGGTGATGGAGTTCTAGATCATGTGCag GCTGTTGGAGGAAATGGTGCTGAGCAGACTGTAGTTAGTGGGTCCATGGAAGTGCTACGTCCTTGTTGGGCTATTGCAACGTCTGGTGTACCAATACGTGAACAACTCTTCAATGTATCTATTTGTCATTATACCCATTTTAACTTATTCCAGCATGGAGAACTATATAGAAGCTACAGTCAAGGTTCAGATATTGCTTCTTTAGAGGTAGCAACACCTATTCTAATTCCTAGAAGTGACGGTCATAGGCATCGGAAGGGAAGCCATGGTGATGTTATCTTCTTGACAAATCGTGGAGAG ATTACATCATACTCCCCTGGCTTGCATGGTCATGATGCTATTTGGCAGTGGCAACAATCAACTGGTGTTACATGGTCAAATCTACCTTCCCCATCAGGAGTGATGGAAGGTGGTGGTCTGGTGATTCCCACACTAAAGCCTCTTTCCTTGCGGTTGCATGATAATCAGGAAATGATCCTTGCAGCCGGGGAACAAGAAGCGGTGATAATATCACCTGGAGGTAGTTTATTGGCCACAATTGAACTACCTGGTCCACCAACACACGTCTTAATTGCTGAGGACTTTTCAAATGATGGGCTCACTGACCTTATTCTTGTCACCTCTAATGGAGTGTATGGCTTTGTTCAGACCAGGCAACCGGGTGCTCTCTTCTTCAGCATGTTGGTTGGCTGTCTCATAGTCGTGATGGGGGTTATATTTGTCACCCAGCACTTGAATTCCACAAAGGGGAAGCCTCGCCCCTCATCCGGTTCACGGTAA
- the LOC100787497 gene encoding uncharacterized protein isoform X1, with protein sequence MRKRDLAILMLSAFAIFFTLQQDGGISFKDAWMHLTDEYPIKYEAERLPPPLVADLNGDGKKEVLVATHDAKIQVLEPHSRRVDEGFSEARVLAEVSLLPDKVRVMTGRRPVAMATGYIDRYKIGQPQKQVLVVVTSGWSVMCFDSNLQKLWENNLQEDFPHNAHHREVAISISNYTLKHGDTGLIIVGGRMEMQPHIFMDPFEEMGMGARFAEQHRRSAAEKEASENSGTVDLRHFAFYAFAGRSGVERWSRKNENIEVHSSDASQLLPQHNYKLDVHALNTRQPGEGIQRINPGSYASPMGTFINLDYPSVLRLNLNYCPFLNKYVYQARREDTLLKLAHFRRHKRKTLKKTPGKAMSYPFHKPEENHPPGKDSTKKISNIIGKAANYAGSAKSKKHLPYVPTITNYTQVWWVPNVVVAHQKEGIEALHLASGRTICKLHLQEGGLHADINGDGVLDHVQAVGGNGAEQTVVSGSMEVLRPCWAIATSGVPIREQLFNVSICHYTHFNLFQHGELYRSYSQGSDIASLEVATPILIPRSDGHRHRKGSHGDVIFLTNRGEITSYSPGLHGHDAIWQWQQSTGVTWSNLPSPSGVMEGGGLVIPTLKPLSLRLHDNQEMILAAGEQEAVIISPGGSLLATIELPGPPTHVLIAEDFSNDGLTDLILVTSNGVYGFVQTRQPGALFFSMLVGCLIVVMGVIFVTQHLNSTKGKPRPSSGSR encoded by the exons ATGAGAAAGCGGGATTTGGCCATTCTCATGCTCTCCGCTTTCGCTATTTTCTTCACTCTTCAG cAAGATGGCGGTATTTCGTTCAAAGACGCATGGATGCACCTAACTGATGAATATCCAATCAAATATGAAGCCGAACGCCTTCCGCCGCCGCTCGTCGCTGATCTCAACGGAGACGGCAAAAAGGAAGTACTTGTGGCTACACACGACGCTAAAATTCAG GTTTTGGAGCCCCATAGTAGACGTGTCGATGAAGGATTCAGTGAGGCGCGTGTGTTGGCTGAGGTGTCTTTGTTGCCTGACAAAGTACGTGTGATGACTGGGAGACGCCCTGTTGCTATGGCAACCGGCTATATTGACCGCTATAAAATTGGGCAGCCGCAGAAACAGGTTTTGGTTGTGGTAACATCGGGTTGGTCCGTGATGTGTTTTGATTCCAACCTCCAAAAGTTGTGGGAAAATAATTTACAG GAGGATTTTCCACATAATGCTCACCATAGGGAAGTTGCAATCTCTATAAGCAATTATACTCTAAAGCATGGAGATACAGGATTAATAATTGTCGGTGGCAGGATGGAAATGCAGCCACAT ATTTTTATGGATCCTTTTGAAGAAATGGGGATGGGTGCAAGGTTTGCCGAGCAACATCGAAGAAGTGCTGCTGAAAAGGAG GCTTCTGAAAACTCCGGAACTGTGGATTTACGACATTTTGCATTTTATGCATTTGCTGGTCGATCTGGTGTTGAACGATGGAGCAGAAAAAATGAG AACATTGAAGTGCATTCTTCAGATGCATCACAGTTACTTCCGCAACATAACTACAAGCTTGATGTTCATGCTCTGAATACCCGCCAACCTGGAGAG GGAATTCAGAGAATCAATCCTGGGAGTTATGCCTCACCAATGGGTACATTTATCAACCTTGATTATCCTTCTGTACTAAGGCTTAATCTTAATTACTGTCCGTTCTTGAATAAATATGTTTATCAGGCTAGGAGAGAAGATACTTTATTGAAGCTTGCCCACTTCAGGCGGCACAAGAGGAaaacattgaagaaaacacCCGGAAAGGCTATGAGTTACCCTTTTCACAAGCCTGAGGAAAACCATCCTCCAGGGAAGGACTCaaccaaaaaaatttcaaacataatTGGAAAAGCAGCAAATTATGCTGGTTCCGCAAAATCTAAGAAG CACCTTCCTTACGTTCCCACCATAACCAACTACACTCAAGTTTGGTGGGTTCCTAATGTTGTTGTGGCTCATCAGAAGGAGGGCATAGAAGCTCTTCATTTGGCATCTGGTCGAACAATATGCAAG CTTCATCTCCAGGAAGGTGGTCTACATGCTGATATTAATGGTGATGGAGTTCTAGATCATGTGCag GCTGTTGGAGGAAATGGTGCTGAGCAGACTGTAGTTAGTGGGTCCATGGAAGTGCTACGTCCTTGTTGGGCTATTGCAACGTCTGGTGTACCAATACGTGAACAACTCTTCAATGTATCTATTTGTCATTATACCCATTTTAACTTATTCCAGCATGGAGAACTATATAGAAGCTACAGTCAAGGTTCAGATATTGCTTCTTTAGAGGTAGCAACACCTATTCTAATTCCTAGAAGTGACGGTCATAGGCATCGGAAGGGAAGCCATGGTGATGTTATCTTCTTGACAAATCGTGGAGAG ATTACATCATACTCCCCTGGCTTGCATGGTCATGATGCTATTTGGCAGTGGCAACAATCAACTGGTGTTACATGGTCAAATCTACCTTCCCCATCAGGAGTGATGGAAGGTGGTGGTCTGGTGATTCCCACACTAAAGCCTCTTTCCTTGCGGTTGCATGATAATCAGGAAATGATCCTTGCAGCCGGGGAACAAGAAGCGGTGATAATATCACCTGGAGGTAGTTTATTGGCCACAATTGAACTACCTGGTCCACCAACACACGTCTTAATTGCTGAGGACTTTTCAAATGATGGGCTCACTGACCTTATTCTTGTCACCTCTAATGGAGTGTATGGCTTTGTTCAGACCAGGCAACCGGGTGCTCTCTTCTTCAGCATGTTGGTTGGCTGTCTCATAGTCGTGATGGGGGTTATATTTGTCACCCAGCACTTGAATTCCACAAAGGGGAAGCCTCGCCCCTCATCCGGTTCACGGTAA
- the LOC100814589 gene encoding protein SHI RELATED SEQUENCE 1 isoform X1: MAGLFSLGGGSSSRGNTQQEEIPPPDTLFWYNNKNDDVSSYHRGGGFELWNQQQLMGQGPPSQQRPLFHQDLYSALGVGPSRPISDDQSSSRSGFMLGSTGGGGGISCQDCGNQAKKDCPHMRCRTCCKSRGFDCQTHVKSTWVPASRRRERLQQFSALQQTLEPPSSGGGDLPKRHRERDHHYHSPLACTRFPSNPLSSGLEEVNFPALVRSDAEFRCVRVSSMDEEAEEEYAYSTAVNIAGHVFKGILYDYGPEGNTNYMAGAGESSSTGVGALNLTTGAIVSEPIVDPSSLYTAPLNTFIPGSGTQFFPHPRS; encoded by the exons ATGGCGGGTTTATTCTCACTAGGGGGTGGTAGTAGTAGTAGAGGGAACACCCAACAAGAGGAAATTCCTCCTCCGGATACCTTATTCTGGTATAACAACAAAAATGATGACGTTTCCTCTTACCACCGAGGTGGCGGGTTTGAGTTATGGAACCAGCAACAACTCATGGGCCAGGGCCCTCCTTCTCAACAGCGGCCTCTCTTTCACCAAGATCTCTACTCCGCGCTGGGCGTTGGGCCCAGCAGGCCCATCTCAGACGATCAGTCGTCGTCGAGATCCGGGTTCATGCTTGGAAGcacaggaggaggaggagggatTAGCTGTCAGGACTGCGGGAACCAAGCCAAGAAAGATTGCCCTCACATGCGGTGCAGGACGTGCTGCAAGAGCCGCGGCTTCGATTGCCAAACCCACGTCAAGAGTACTTGGGTCCCCGCTTCACGCCGCCGCGAACGATTACAACAATTCTCCGCTTTGCAACAAACCCTCGAACCACCTTCTTCTGGAGGAGGTGACCTTCCCAAAAGGCACAGAGAGAGAGACCATCATTATCATTCTCCTCTCGCCTGCACTCGCTTCCCTTCAAACCCCTTGTCCTCAG GGTTAGAGGAGGTGAATTTCCCGGCTTTGGTGAGGTCCGATGCGGAGTTCAGATGCGTACGTGTGAGCTCCATGGACGAGGAGGCGGAGGAGGAGTACGCATACTCAACGGCTGTAAACATTGCAGGACATGTTTTCAAAGGAATTTTATATGACTATGGTCCAGAAGGTAACACTAATTACATGGCTGGTGCTGGGGAAAGCTCTTCTACTGGTGTTGGTGCCTTGAACCTAACCACTGGTGCCATTGTTTCTGAGCCAATTGTTGATCCTTCTTCCTTGTATACGGCTCCTCTTAACACCTTCATCCCTGGTAGCGGTACGCAATTCTTCCCTCACCCACGATCTTGA
- the LOC100814589 gene encoding protein SHI RELATED SEQUENCE 1 isoform X2, with translation MAGLFSLGGGSSSRGNTQQEEIPPPDTLFWYNNKNDDVSSYHRGGGFELWNQQQLMGQGPPSQQRPLFHQDLYSALGVGPSRPISDDQSSSRSGFMLGSTGGGGGISCQDCGNQAKKDCPHMRCRTCCKSRGFDCQTHVKSTWVPASRRRERLQQFSALQQTLEPPSSGGGDLPKRHRERDHHYHSPLACTRFPSNPLSSGLEEVNFPALVRSDAEFRCVRVSSMDEEAEEEYAYSTAVNIAGHVFKGILYDYGPEGNTNYMAGAGESSSTGVGALNLTTGAIVSEPIVDPSSLYTAPLNTFIPGSE, from the exons ATGGCGGGTTTATTCTCACTAGGGGGTGGTAGTAGTAGTAGAGGGAACACCCAACAAGAGGAAATTCCTCCTCCGGATACCTTATTCTGGTATAACAACAAAAATGATGACGTTTCCTCTTACCACCGAGGTGGCGGGTTTGAGTTATGGAACCAGCAACAACTCATGGGCCAGGGCCCTCCTTCTCAACAGCGGCCTCTCTTTCACCAAGATCTCTACTCCGCGCTGGGCGTTGGGCCCAGCAGGCCCATCTCAGACGATCAGTCGTCGTCGAGATCCGGGTTCATGCTTGGAAGcacaggaggaggaggagggatTAGCTGTCAGGACTGCGGGAACCAAGCCAAGAAAGATTGCCCTCACATGCGGTGCAGGACGTGCTGCAAGAGCCGCGGCTTCGATTGCCAAACCCACGTCAAGAGTACTTGGGTCCCCGCTTCACGCCGCCGCGAACGATTACAACAATTCTCCGCTTTGCAACAAACCCTCGAACCACCTTCTTCTGGAGGAGGTGACCTTCCCAAAAGGCACAGAGAGAGAGACCATCATTATCATTCTCCTCTCGCCTGCACTCGCTTCCCTTCAAACCCCTTGTCCTCAG GGTTAGAGGAGGTGAATTTCCCGGCTTTGGTGAGGTCCGATGCGGAGTTCAGATGCGTACGTGTGAGCTCCATGGACGAGGAGGCGGAGGAGGAGTACGCATACTCAACGGCTGTAAACATTGCAGGACATGTTTTCAAAGGAATTTTATATGACTATGGTCCAGAAGGTAACACTAATTACATGGCTGGTGCTGGGGAAAGCTCTTCTACTGGTGTTGGTGCCTTGAACCTAACCACTGGTGCCATTGTTTCTGAGCCAATTGTTGATCCTTCTTCCTTGTATACGGCTCCTCTTAACACCTTCATCCCTGGTAGCG AATAA
- the LOC100786957 gene encoding Protein RTE1-HOMOLOG-like isoform 1 (isoform 1 is encoded by transcript variant 1), which produces MEAELDTEQQQQMTEGSYSQTMQIDPKRARFPCSVVWSPLPVISWFIPCIGHIGICREDGVILDFAGPNFVCVDSFAFGAATRYLQIPKEKCCVPLVQSVYNGEEHYMQGETRGDLRTWDDALRKSTQEFQHLSYNLFTCNCHSFVANNLNKLGFLTGGWNVVNLAIFILFNGRWVSKASMLRSILPFVVVFFLGVTFWGFTFLKFWFFFTSILIGWFLLGTYCFKNLIQL; this is translated from the exons ATGGAAGCAGAGTTGGATACCGAGCAGCAGCAGCAAATGACGGAAGGAAGCTATTCCCAAACTATGCAAATTGATCCAAAAAGGGCTCGATTTCCATGCTCCGTTGTGTGGTCACCACTTCCTGTAATCTCGTGGTTCATTCCTTGCATTGGTCACATTGGCATCTGCAGAGAGGATGGGGTGATATTGGATTTTGCAGGGCCTAATTTTGTGTGTGTGGACAGTTTTGCATTTGGAGCTGCCACTCGCTATCTTCAAATCCCCAAAGAAAAG TGTTGTGTCCCCTTAGTCCAGTCTGTGTACAATGGTGAGGAACACTACATGCAGGGTGAAACTAGAGGAGATTTGAGGACTTGGGATGATGCACTAAGGAAAAGCACTCAAGAATTCCAACATCTATCTTACAATCTCTTTACCTGCAACTGCCACTCGTTTGTTGCCAATAATTTGAACAAGTTGGGTTTTCTGACTGGTGGATGGAATGTGGTGAATCtggcaattttcattttattcaatGGACGTTGGGTCAGCAAAGCATCTATGCTTCGATCTATCTTACCATTTGTGGTTGTATTTTTTCTTGGAGTCACATTCTGGGGCTTCACCTTCCTAAAGTTTTggttcttcttcacttccattCTTATTGGGTGGTTCCTTCTTGGTACTTATTGTTTCAAGAACCTGATTCAGTTGTAG
- the LOC100127412 gene encoding thioredoxin h1: protein MAGSSEEGQVISCHTVEEWNDQLQKGNESKKLIVVDFTASWCGPCRFIAPFLAELAKKFTSVIFLKVDVDELKSVSQDWAIEAMPTFVFVKEGTLLDKVVGAKKDELQQKIQKHVASASA, encoded by the exons ATGGCTGGCTCATCGGAAGAGGGACAAGTCATTAGCTGCCACACCGTTGAAGAATGGAACGATCAACTCCAGAAGGGCAACGAATCCAAGAAACTC ATTGTTGTGGATTTTACTGCTTCTTGGTGTGGACCATGCCGTTTCATTGCACCATTCTTGGCTGAGCTGGCTAAGAAGTTCACAAGTGTCATATTCCTAAAGGTGGATGTGGACGaattaaag AGTGTTTCTCAAGATTGGGCTATTGAGGCTATGCCCACTTTTGTGTTTGTGAAAGAGGGAACGCTTCTGGACAAAGTGGTGGGAGCAAAGAAGGATGAGCTGCAGCAGAAAATACAGAAACATGTGGCTTCAGCTAGTGCTTAA